From a region of the Acanthochromis polyacanthus isolate Apoly-LR-REF ecotype Palm Island chromosome 3, KAUST_Apoly_ChrSc, whole genome shotgun sequence genome:
- the LOC127533109 gene encoding histone H4, with amino-acid sequence MSGRGKGGKGLGKGGAKRHRKVLRDNIQGITKPAIRRLARRGGVKRISGLIYEETRGVLKVFLENVIRDAVTYTEHAKRKTVTAMDVVYALKRQGRTLYGFGG; translated from the coding sequence ATGTCTGGACGAGGCAAAGGAGGAAAAGGACTCGGTAAAGGAGGCGCCAAGCGGCACCGTAAAGTCCTCCGTGATAACATCCAGGGAATCACCAAGCCCGCTATCCGCCGTCTGGCTCGCCGTGGTGGAGTCAAGCGTATCTCAGGTCTGATCTACGAGGAGACTCGTGGTGTGTTGAAGGTCTTCCTGGAGAACGTTATCCGTGATGCTGTCACCTACACCGAACACGCCAAGAGGAAGACGGTGACCGCCATGGATGTGGTGTACGCTCTCAAGAGGCAGGGCCGCACTCTGTACGGCTTCGGAGGTTAA